Within Nakaseomyces glabratus chromosome G, complete sequence, the genomic segment TTGAACACAGCTGTGCTGGGAAAACAAGACATTCAACACTACTAAAATCAATATAACAGGAAAAGTGAGAACATAGTAAGAGGGGACTAGATAAGTTcattaaaaacaaaagcaAAGGCTGAGAGATCAAAAAAGAACGGGTGGGAGAAGTAAACACAGTTTCACATTAATGCCACAGACGTTTATACAACAGCCCTTTGGTCTACCTGACTCGGATACTGGCTTGTCTCGAAACAACTCTAACTCACCTTCGGCAAGGGATATTTTACTGGAAAAGAACGTTACCAATGAACAACGATATCCCAGGAAGGATGGCTACAACTATTCTCATAATATAAGCAAAACCAATACAAGCATCAATACCAACACCAACACTACAAATCTAAGGGAGAAATTTTCTAAGATTGGTAAGGATACTTCTAGGTATAACAGGACAGCTCTCCATATATTAGATagtttgaagaagaataaacTCCTGTTACAGGGTCAATTACAGGATAAATCATCACGCAGATCGAGCTTAGAAGGAGAAAATAACTTTGAAGTGTATACATATCAAAACCCAATAGATGAAAACAAACAGAATGGAGAAGAATCAGCCTCACCTAAATTAATGCTTAGCAGAAGTACCTCAAAAGTAAACGATCTCAATGACAGTATATTGGTACAGTTTGATGATAGGTCAAAGTTAAATAGTCGCAGatcttcaatatttgaACCAGCTAACGTGGATATGGGAATAAACAATGACTTAGCTTCTAAAGAAATAGGCATTGATAATGTTACGAAAAGCATATCTAGACTGGCCAATAGCAATGATTATGTAGTATCTAGATCTCATAATGAGGAAATATCTCAAATAGCAGGGAATCCGAgagtgaaaaaatatttatcaaagaGAGGTGCCTTGAAGGGCGACTCTATCGATAACAAGGCTGATCAAAAACTGTATATGTATGGGAATGGCGAAAATAGAATTGAGAGTCATACTGAGACAGGCCATTTTGAACAGCATGCATTTGGTAATTGTAATGACGTTGTAAAAGGAAACCCGGACATCAATGGctatgaaaatattgatgacgatgatggGCAATATCCTAATGAACCGGAGGATTGCTCAAACGAGTTTAATAATGACGACACAGACACTACAGATACTAATCAGAGGAaaaacaatgaagaaagtaaagacgatgaagaagaagatgaagaccAAGGAAATAATAGCAATAGCAATGATAAAGCTAACAATAGTAACAAACCTACACAAGCATTAGTACAAAAGTTACAAGACATTTATAAGAATATTGTTAGACAAGAAGTAGAACTACAGGAAAAATGTGCCCAGTTGACTTCATCCCAAACTACAGATCTTAACAGCATATGGTCAATTTACAGAATAAATGTTGAATTAGTTACTAACTATGTGACATTCATAAGCACAGCTCTTCTATCTTCTCAATCACAGTACGATCTTATGATCGGTCAGGAAATAGTAGAAACATATAGAATTGGTAGAAGATTATGGGTCTACGGGACAATTACATTCCTTGATGTATTAAAGAACTTTTCAAGCTTTATGGACCCTGAAGTTTGCTCACAATTTATAACTCACGTCTTCATATCTATATCTACAATGCTTGCTGACATCCcaacaaaatattcaatCCCTTGGATGCAAAGATTGGGTGATCTTTCAAGAATGGCAATAGCACTATATCCATCAGGATTCATTGATTGGAAGCTAAGTTCGGAATACTGGTATAACCAAGCCCTAAAGTACACATATGGATACGgaaaattatattatcaTATGTCTACAATACAACAAAATACATTAGAGGCTTTCGTGAATTTAGGGAAAAGTGTATTCTGTCAAGATACCTTTATACCATCTCCTCAGTATATGCAGTTGGTTATCGACAATATTTATCAACGTGCATTCATTGAAAGAGGTAGCAATAATACAAGAAATTCGCAGCTAATTGAGTATTTGAAACATAGTGAGGTGATGCTGCTTCCTAATTTTATAGGCAACGAGAATCTTCAAAAAGTTGTAATGACATACTTTGAGCATAAATTTGGTACAGATCTGCATGATTTGAACATTTTTCAACCACGAGATATATTTTTACAGAATCCGGAGAAcctgaaatatttttttaggCATGCTCCTGCATTTGCTGAATCACATATACTCCAAACTGTAGGTTTCGGTGATTCAAAAAATCCTTTTGCTTTACTCTTTGATTTGCCTAAATTCctgaaagagaagaaggatAAAAAAGATAGGAAGAAAACTAAAAGCAGTGGTGAACCAACTTCTAATGAATCTGTGATGAGTTTAGACAATATTTCAACAGATTCATTGATCTCCTCAGATCAATATTTCAGCAATTTGGAGTCTATGCAACATCCATACCTCCCACCTCCAAGATATGACATCTGGCTAAAATCTCTCTCATATCTTAATTTAACTGCTGTTCAATGCGGCGTTATTGTTttaagaaaatttttgcaTGGGCCTTTTGTAGTTGCTTTACCACATTTGATGGTGTGGACATATTTTATCATATCAGTCTGTTTGAAATCGGAAACTTTGGTAGATGAAGAGAGCAGGTATTTCTGGAGCTCATTTATGCGGAGATTACTACCATTGAATAGTATTGTGAGTTTTTTAAATGTCCTGATTGCATATGCATTAGATAACTCATACTATTCTACTTTGATAAGTTCGATTAGTGAAGAACTGGACTCAATGGATCTACAAGAACTTTTGACTAAGTTTAACAACAATGAAGAGTTACCCGAGGTTTGGAAATGTTGGGGTACACTTTGGTTTGATGCTATTACCGATAAGAGCAACACTGATACAAACAGCTATGAAAAGATTGGTGTATCTgatcatttattttttgattccCCAATAGATGGAATTGTTTTCGATTCAAAAGACGAAAATGGGGAAAAGTTCTGGAAAAGGGCATTGCGAATAATTTTTCTGTTCAAGAAGATCGCAGAAACGTTTGACATTGGAATAACGCTAAGTCATACCGCTCCTGTCTATTGTAGACGTGATGACGTTGAGTTAAATCACATTTTAGGCTCATTTTCCTTCAAGATCGAACAACACTTGTTAAATGGTAATACCGTCCaagttgaaattgaaaactgTCTTGGGGCGATCATAGAAATGACTGAAATGCCCAATGAAGTTAACATTACAATGGACGCAACACCACCAATGAGCCTTCAAGAGAATGAAAacatatttgaatatacCGGTTATAAAAGAATTGCCCCAGaacttcaaaattttgataaaaatgGTGAATTAAGAAGTGCAGCAAACTATACATCGTGGTATTCTGCTCAGGAGATAGTACCTAAATCTGCTGCCTCACCAGAAAATAGTGTTGCTGGCAGCTCACCAGGTAGATCTTTCCAATCACAAGATGTTGaggaaaatatattttctgtattcactaatgaagaagaaaattcaACCTCCTTATTAGATGGATTGAATCTGGAAACGACTTCCTTTGTATTAGATGCTACTTCTTGGCTCAGACACTCTGCGCATATTTATAAGCTTGCAAGCAACAGCTTTTTGgtcttttcaatttgtttGACAACTTTCCAGGAATTGCGCTTTTTGCGAAAATCTAAGGACGAAAATGTAATGGAGGCCGCTGCTAGAGcaattattataataagACAGCTATATAGTGATGGCAAGGTTATTCCGTTAAGATTTACTGGAAATATTGCCACACATATCGAAGAGCATTTAGAATTCGAAGAGCAGATAACATGGAGATCCCATGTGGATGAATTTGTTATCGAATCAATAAGTAAAGCTCAAAAGAAGTTCTTGCAACCATTTGTACAGAATCCTGTTGACAACGATTCAAGATTTTTTGTACTAGTcagtgatgatgaaaacatgaaaagaaaggctcacgaaaaagaaataagaaCGTTTACTACTAGATTTGTTTTTGCATTATGTAGTGAAATGGGGAAAGGAAGATTAATTTGTACCAACTAAGTGATTGAGAAATTAGATCTAAAAGATTATTCGCGCAACAAAAATTCTATGGCACCAATTTATGACATCCTGCCATTATTTTTACGTACATTGTTTTATAGAGGCAAAGAAAATTTAGGAGCTCCGACCTagattatatatatttcctGTAACAATATTCTACTAAGTTCAATactattttattaaatGCGCTCATAAAATAATACATATGCATCATTATTTGTTATGGAGTTTATTTcagtttttgatttgaaaaagtcTGTACGGTTAAAAACCAAATCGTCATCAAACTCAACCCACTTCTGCAATTCTAAGTCTGTaaaatgatttttttccttatttACCAATGCTGTGTAGTGCCCACCTCTAGGACTACCTATATGGTTTATAGTTCCATAAAGTCTATAAGTTACTGAACTATTATCTAACGTTTCTACTGTCAGGCTCATTGGATATGATATATTTgatgtatttttttttgaaatatcatAGCAAAATCGAGATAAATGGATCACCAATATTGGGggcaaagaaacaaagcTTACAGACAATATTgtttctgattttttttgttgtctGTGTCTTTGTTCATTTTCTAAATTATCATATTTCAATTGAGAGAATTTATTAGCGCCGGAATTTCTCTCGGTTTTACCTGCTTCAAtatgagaaaaaaatctGGGAAATTTGGAGTGTTTTCCAATATTTGTGTGCTTTTGTTGATACGTCTTATCATTATCTATAACGTTGTATCTAGCTTTCGTCTCGCAACTAGGACAGGCCCATGAATTTTCACCAgttaatatttcttttcttgtgAACAGGTTTATACAGTCCTCAAGCCTTATGGTTTTTGACTTGAAGAACAGTGAAGATTTTTCCTTGGGTATGTTTAAAGACAGGATATAAAAAGAGGAGAAAGTACTAGCTGATTCGTTACAGTGTTTACAGATTAGCTTACTCTCAACATCACCTCTAAATAAAAGATCAATTGGCGATAAATTATTCCTACTAATCATTTCATTGTACCAACGCAGATaattcttattttttttcaaataacGATTGTTGCTTCTTGACGCTATAAGGGAACGGTCTTTAACGGTTGCAGAAGTGTTAGCAAGTTCTACTCGTAATCTCTCTAACACAAACATCAAGAATTCTTGTGTATCTTGTTGACAATGAGGTATTTTGAAATCAGGTCTTAGTCTTTTGCATGTTTCCATAAAGGACTTCGGTATGATGGCACAGCCGCCGTTTTGGTACATTTTCTTAAATAGCAGACTTAAATCATTCGCAATTGATAAGGATTCAGAGTTTGTCTCTGCTTTGAACATCTCAAATTTATCAGTGAGGAATAGGTCTCGAAATTGTGTGCTGCCAAACAGACATTGTAGCATGCTATTCATGTAACAGGTGTTCCCCATATTTCGAATACCAAAGACAGATAacttttgttcttctgttATCGCGTTAATGATAATCGGTAATGTATACTGTTTAGAATCATGATCGATATCTATGGGCGACTTTGCTAGAGCAGATTTCGAATCTGAACACTCTAATGAAGAGCCTGAAGAATCAGTACTTGTATTTTGCGATTTGTCCTCCACTGTAGAAAGATCGCAACATGAATTCGCCTTTTGACTTAGCTTTACACTAAAGTTTCCTgagtttctatttttattcatttctAATGTTTGGCTGGTTCTGCACTTCTCTCTAACCCTGTCCAACAGGTATTGAAATGTCAAATCACCTTCACCTTTCACTAGGTAATTGTTTTTAAGTTGCAAGTAGGTGCCATATTCAGTGTCCTCCAGCTGAAATTGGTTTGCATTTGGAACTAACAAGTATATGTAGAAGCATCCAGCAGCGTAGTTCATGTATGAGGACTCCAATAGCTTCTCCTGGCCGAGCGTTTCTGTCTTATCCAGATATTTCGCAGCTTGTCCCAGCAACTGAGACACTTTGCATAGCGTCAAGACCCAGTACTGCTTCTTGATGCTAGTCTCGAACACTTGTGATACTAAAGACTTGAGTATTTCGGTATTGCAAATAACTAAATCAGCAGTCATAGCAAAAATCCTTTATATGTAAAAGTATCAGCTAGATAAACCCAATAGTCATGTAAACTTTTGATCATTAGCAAATACTTTTGAAGTGCAAGAAAGTGGATAGATCTACGCTCAACTGGATGGGGGGAGCCTCTACCCATCCATCATTCTCTTATATAGAAACGGTAGTCATCGGGACTACTGATGACTTTTCTTATTACGTGCTTGTTCGCAAAGCCCGGACCCTTAAAGACTTTTCAACAATGGTAATCCACAGAAAGGTGCGTACaaatcaataaaaaaaaaggactcaaaaataatttgcAAATAATAGAGgagagctcatcgctctGAATGCTTGAAGAACAACTCGCGCACCATTTATAGAATTCAACAGAAATAATAGCGGTAGAGTAAATGTAAAAAGTAACATCTTGACAAAGATACAGGCTTGTCACCATGAGAATAGGAATAAAAATTACCTCAACACATTCCCCCGTTACTTCGGGGGGAGTTGGAGGTAATCCACTATCCTACTTCGATGTCCTAGAGGGCCCAGATATCAGCTATGATAGTCTCGTTCGCTAACACCCCTTCTAATGTAGCGAGTTTGTGATCTCTACTGCTGATGCGATGAACGAAGTATAGGATTTATATTTCGTATAGATCGTAAATCAAAAGCGAAGGGGATGTTCTACTTGAGaaaggggggggggagtgGACTGAATCAAAGCATTTACGGGGATTCCACGGATGCATTTCCTGATCTTGAATTGTGATAGTCTTGCTCTATCTCCCATACAGAAGAGTGGGCTGTGTCTTGTAGTTGCAATAGAAGGCTTCCCCACCCCCCCTAAAGAGGCCCTTTTGAGAGTTGTAAATCATCTGACTCATCGTATCCACAGACGTGAGTCATCTATAAAACACTTGCCACGAAATATTTGGAAAGAGCATATGACCGATGTGCCGTCTTAAATAACACCCGGAAATTCTGTCAGCTGAGAAAATCGCGAAATTTCCGGCGGAATTTTCTATCTGCAAATGATTCACATGTGTACGGCAGTATCTGTGATACCGCAACAGTTTCCGTTAGGGAACGAAATCGCGATGGGATAATGGTCCCTTGGA encodes:
- a CDS encoding ubiquitin carboxyl-terminal hydrolase (CAGL0G02563g~Has domain(s) with predicted thiol-dependent ubiquitinyl hydrolase activity and role in protein deubiquitination, ubiquitin-dependent protein catabolic process); amino-acid sequence: MTADLVICNTEILKSLVSQVFETSIKKQYWVLTLCKVSQLLGQAAKYLDKTETLGQEKLLESSYMNYAAGCFYIYLLVPNANQFQLEDTEYGTYLQLKNNYLVKGEGDLTFQYLLDRVREKCRTSQTLEMNKNRNSGNFSVKLSQKANSCCDLSTVEDKSQNTSTDSSGSSLECSDSKSALAKSPIDIDHDSKQYTLPIIINAITEEQKLSVFGIRNMGNTCYMNSMLQCLFGSTQFRDLFLTDKFEMFKAETNSESLSIANDLSLLFKKMYQNGGCAIIPKSFMETCKRLRPDFKIPHCQQDTQEFLMFVLERLRVELANTSATVKDRSLIASRSNNRYLKKNKNYLRWYNEMISRNNLSPIDLLFRGDVESKLICKHCNESASTFSSFYILSLNIPKEKSSLFFKSKTIRLEDCINLFTRKEILTGENSWACPSCETKARYNVIDNDKTYQQKHTNIGKHSKFPRFFSHIEAGKTERNSGANKFSQLKYDNLENEQRHRQQKKSETILSVSFVSLPPILVIHLSRFCYDISKKNTSNISYPMSLTVETLDNSSVTYRLYGTINHIGSPRGGHYTALVNKEKNHFTDLELQKWVEFDDDLVFNRTDFFKSKTEINSITNNDAYVLFYERI
- a CDS encoding uncharacterized protein (CAGL0G02541g~Ortholog(s) have cytoplasm, nucleus, peroxisomal importomer complex, ribosome localization); this encodes MPQTFIQQPFGLPDSDTGLSRNNSNSPSARDILLEKNVTNEQRYPRKDGYNYSHNISKTNTSINTNTNTTNLREKFSKIGKDTSRYNRTALHILDSLKKNKLLLQGQLQDKSSRRSSLEGENNFEVYTYQNPIDENKQNGEESASPKLMLSRSTSKVNDLNDSILVQFDDRSKLNSRRSSIFEPANVDMGINNDLASKEIGIDNVTKSISRLANSNDYVVSRSHNEEISQIAGNPRVKKYLSKRGALKGDSIDNKADQKLYMYGNGENRIESHTETGHFEQHAFGNCNDVVKGNPDINGYENIDDDDGQYPNEPEDCSNEFNNDDTDTTDTNQRKNNEESKDDEEEDEDQGNNSNSNDKANNSNKPTQALVQKLQDIYKNIVRQEVELQEKCAQLTSSQTTDLNSIWSIYRINVELVTNYVTFISTALLSSQSQYDLMIGQEIVETYRIGRRLWVYGTITFLDVLKNFSSFMDPEVCSQFITHVFISISTMLADIPTKYSIPWMQRLGDLSRMAIALYPSGFIDWKLSSEYWYNQALKYTYGYGKLYYHMSTIQQNTLEAFVNLGKSVFCQDTFIPSPQYMQLVIDNIYQRAFIERGSNNTRNSQLIEYLKHSEVMLLPNFIGNENLQKVVMTYFEHKFGTDLHDLNIFQPRDIFLQNPENLKYFFRHAPAFAESHILQTVGFGDSKNPFALLFDLPKFLKEKKDKKDRKKTKSSGEPTSNESVMSLDNISTDSLISSDQYFSNLESMQHPYLPPPRYDIWLKSLSYLNLTAVQCGVIVLRKFLHGPFVVALPHLMVWTYFIISVCLKSETLVDEESRYFWSSFMRRLLPLNSIVSFLNVLIAYALDNSYYSTLISSISEELDSMDLQELLTKFNNNEELPEVWKCWGTLWFDAITDKSNTDTNSYEKIGVSDHLFFDSPIDGIVFDSKDENGEKFWKRALRIIFLFKKIAETFDIGITLSHTAPVYCRRDDVELNHILGSFSFKIEQHLLNGNTVQVEIENCLGAIIEMTEMPNEVNITMDATPPMSLQENENIFEYTGYKRIAPELQNFDKNGELRSAANYTSWYSAQEIVPKSAASPENSVAGSSPGRSFQSQDVEENIFSVFTNEEENSTSLLDGLNLETTSFVLDATSWLRHSAHIYKLASNSFLVFSICLTTFQELRFLRKSKDENVMEAAARAIIIIRQLYSDGKVIPLRFTGNIATHIEEHLEFEEQITWRSHVDEFVIESISKAQKKFLQPFVQNPVDNDSRFFVLVSDDENMKRKAHEKEIRTFTTRFVFALCSEMGKGRLICTN